The DNA segment ATCCTATATGAAATATATAGAGGAGAAAGTGAAAAAACATTTTCTAAGATAAAGGAAGTTTCTTCGGCTTATATAACATTCATAAATACAGGACTTACGCCGGGTAAGACATACTTTTATAAGGTGAGAGCGAAGGATGCAGATGGATTGTTCAGTTCTTTTTCCAATGTAGCACAAATTCAGGTAAAAGCGTTGCCATCTTCTCCAAAAGGGATTTTTGTTGTTGAAACAGCTAAAGGAGTGCTGGTTAAATGGGAAAAGAGCAAAACGCCGGATGTAGTGAAATATATATTATATAGGAAGAGCTATTTAGTGTTTGTTAAAGAGATAGTGGAAACGGATAAGACGAGTTTTACAGACAATACTGTGAATAGAAATACTACCTATACTTATTGGGTAAGAGCGGTAGATTCCACCGGTCAATTGAGTAAAGATAGCCCTTCTATCTCTATTAAGACGAGTAAATAATGTTCATAAGGGTAAAAAGCGCCACCCCTGTTGGCGTGAGTGCCTTACCCATAGATGTAGAGGTAGATATCTCTCGCGGTCTGCCGGGTTTAACCATTGTAGGATTGGCAGAAAATGCAGTAAAGGAAGGAAAAGAAAGGGTAAGATCTGCTCTTTTGAACACAGGATTTATGCTTAAATCTACACGCATCACAGTTAACCTTGCTCCAGCAGACATAAAAAAAGAGGGCAGTATATTTGATTTACCAGTGGCTATTGGATTGGTTGCTGCCAATGGATGGGTAAATGCTGAGGAGATTGAAAGATATATTATCGTAGGCGAACTGTCATTAAATGGGAATTTAAGAAGAACGAGAGGGATTTTACCTATTGTTGTTTTAGCTAAAAAAATGGGATTGAGTGTAATTGTTCCTAAGGAAAATGCCCGTGAGGCGGCTATTGTAAAAGATATACCCATTTATCCCTGCACGAATCTGCTGGAGGTAGTGGAGTTTATCTCTGGGAAGGTGAAGAAAGAACCTTTCTCAGATGGAAAGGCATTGTATGTAAAAGAGAATTACAATGTGGATTTTAGTGATGTAAAAGGACAAAATTTCGCCAAACGGGCATTGGAGGTAGCTTCCTCCGGTGCCCATAACATTCTCATGATTGGTCCACCCGGTAGCGGAAAAACCCTTCTTGCTGAGAGACTACCTACAATTTTGCCAGAGATGAGGCTTGAAGAAATAGTAGAAGTGACCAAAATATACAGCGTGGCAAATCTTTTGAGGAGCGAAAAACCCATTGTGGTAGAAAGACCATTTCGTTCTCCCCATCATACCATATCAGATGTAGCTCTGATTGGTGGAGGAGGTGTACCCAAACCAGGAGAAATTTCCTTAGCCCAT comes from the Deltaproteobacteria bacterium genome and includes:
- a CDS encoding YifB family Mg chelatase-like AAA ATPase — translated: MFIRVKSATPVGVSALPIDVEVDISRGLPGLTIVGLAENAVKEGKERVRSALLNTGFMLKSTRITVNLAPADIKKEGSIFDLPVAIGLVAANGWVNAEEIERYIIVGELSLNGNLRRTRGILPIVVLAKKMGLSVIVPKENAREAAIVKDIPIYPCTNLLEVVEFISGKVKKEPFSDGKALYVKENYNVDFSDVKGQNFAKRALEVASSGAHNILMIGPPGSGKTLLAERLPTILPEMRLEEIVEVTKIYSVANLLRSEKPIVVERPFRSPHHTISDVALIGGGGVPKPGEISLAHQGILFLDEFPEFKRNVIEALREPMEKGRITVSRARLTVEFPANFMLICAMNPCPCGFYGSKKKECICTFEQIRRYRSKISGPILDRIDIQIEVPELEYEDISSKERGESSKDIRKRVGKAKDIQRKRLKDEKISTNAQMDVKQIDRYCNLDDEGKKIVEKAMERLGLSARGYSKVLKVARTIADLEQEENILPSHLKEALQYRSLDLTKF